One genomic segment of Halalkalicoccus jeotgali B3 includes these proteins:
- a CDS encoding HNH endonuclease, translated as MFVFEMEHTKDQDDTTPASRDTVPGLYLLPVSESWRPHFDRTVETPVILSTNDVPEQLAGYTSLRIWGTTETDSAKKQTHMDQLEAGDWILFYHSGEFIATAKVGRVFESATVGDWLWDNPESNFIYTIEEYQDTAPSINHVWDILEYEGRQVVNGFMRVSDDRVQRVITEYGSLETALFDADRTQIKREKSALEVALESEPRLTEDTADYTTARRRTRDQAFRELVLEVYDETCAVCGANRHSPDGTPEVEAEHIYPRSENGRDDVRNGIVLCRLHHWAFDTGWIEITTDYEINVLEKPERDEYHEFEQLDGQDITRPETRIPHSKYVAARQRL; from the coding sequence GTGTTCGTCTTCGAAATGGAGCATACTAAGGACCAGGACGATACTACTCCAGCCAGTAGAGACACGGTACCTGGCCTTTATCTGCTCCCCGTCAGCGAGTCGTGGCGACCCCACTTCGATCGAACCGTCGAGACACCGGTCATTCTCAGTACGAACGACGTCCCGGAGCAACTCGCCGGCTACACTTCACTCCGAATCTGGGGCACCACTGAGACCGACTCAGCGAAAAAGCAGACGCACATGGATCAACTCGAAGCGGGCGATTGGATATTGTTCTATCACAGCGGCGAGTTCATCGCGACGGCCAAAGTCGGACGAGTCTTTGAGAGTGCAACAGTCGGTGACTGGCTCTGGGACAACCCCGAAAGTAACTTCATCTATACTATCGAGGAGTACCAAGATACTGCACCGAGCATCAATCACGTCTGGGATATCCTCGAGTACGAGGGACGGCAGGTTGTCAACGGCTTTATGCGTGTCAGCGATGATCGCGTTCAGCGCGTGATCACGGAGTATGGCTCACTCGAGACAGCACTGTTCGATGCCGATAGAACCCAAATCAAGCGCGAAAAATCCGCGCTGGAAGTTGCCCTCGAATCTGAACCACGGCTCACAGAAGACACAGCCGACTACACGACAGCCCGTCGACGAACACGCGACCAAGCCTTTCGTGAGCTCGTTCTCGAGGTCTACGACGAAACCTGCGCTGTCTGTGGTGCAAACCGGCACTCACCGGATGGAACACCGGAGGTCGAAGCCGAACATATCTACCCACGGAGCGAGAACGGGCGTGACGATGTCCGGAATGGAATCGTACTCTGCCGACTCCATCACTGGGCGTTCGATACTGGCTGGATCGAAATCACGACCGACTACGAGATCAACGTACTCGAAAAGCCCGAGCGCGATGAATACCACGAATTCGAGCAGCTGGACGGACAGGATATAACCCGACCAGAGACTAGGATACCACATTCGAAGTATGTGGCTGCCAGACAGAGGCTATAG
- a CDS encoding MBL fold metallo-hydrolase: MSTTTAASVQLIRNATILVDVGDTTFLVDPMFAALGENPPVPNSPNDRRNPLVPMPAVDLSYDAVVVTHRHPDHWDEAAIEELEATVPLFCQPEEAAAFADEGFTDVRPVDENTSFEGVTLHRTPGRHGHGQLAAEMGPVSGFVFEGEETVYVAGDTIWYEPIAETLDQFDPDMVVLNGGEAQFEQGKPITMGIEDISAVRDATDGTVVVVHMEAINHCLLTRDELRSATADVHVPDDGEQISL; the protein is encoded by the coding sequence ATGTCAACGACGACTGCTGCCAGCGTGCAATTGATTCGGAATGCCACTATCCTCGTAGACGTTGGTGACACGACGTTCCTCGTCGATCCGATGTTCGCAGCACTCGGTGAGAATCCGCCCGTGCCGAATTCGCCAAACGACCGCCGAAACCCGCTCGTCCCGATGCCAGCTGTCGACCTGTCTTACGACGCTGTGGTCGTCACCCACCGCCACCCCGATCACTGGGACGAGGCGGCCATTGAGGAACTTGAGGCTACCGTGCCGCTGTTCTGTCAGCCCGAAGAGGCGGCTGCTTTCGCCGACGAGGGCTTTACTGACGTCCGCCCCGTCGATGAGAACACCTCATTCGAGGGGGTCACTCTTCACCGAACGCCCGGACGCCATGGACACGGGCAGTTGGCAGCGGAGATGGGTCCCGTTTCGGGATTCGTGTTCGAGGGCGAGGAGACGGTGTACGTTGCAGGCGACACGATTTGGTACGAGCCGATCGCGGAAACGCTTGATCAGTTCGATCCTGATATGGTCGTCCTCAATGGCGGCGAAGCACAGTTCGAGCAGGGCAAGCCAATCACGATGGGCATCGAGGATATCTCCGCCGTCCGCGACGCTACCGATGGCACGGTTGTGGTCGTTCATATGGAAGCAATCAATCACTGCTTGCTCACCCGTGACGAACTGCGGTCGGCGACAGCGGATGTCCACGTTCCTGATGATGGAGAACAGATTAGCCTGTAG
- a CDS encoding helix-turn-helix domain-containing protein: MREFVFTIEYETGADEVMDLFIDHGDLYARSMEINATSEAVWGIDKVVGPTTVLNDLDDRLERVASDPNTTGMCGAPVTEYEYTILSSNAESRKIYSLRQEGAAPRSIPLVAANHVGEGLIMRSERRGDQFRWRLLLDEPVTAIHEDIRTNLREGLSLTVERLGTPPCLLEDGRVQQTLTPEQKAALEAAIEHGYYEEPRQQSVTEIAAAVDVSRSTFQYRLNRAEAWLAQQFAADSLDVDLDVDLDPEDIEFIQ, from the coding sequence TTGCGCGAGTTCGTCTTCACGATCGAATACGAGACGGGAGCTGATGAGGTGATGGATCTCTTCATCGACCATGGAGACTTGTACGCCCGGTCGATGGAGATCAATGCGACCAGCGAGGCAGTATGGGGAATCGACAAAGTCGTCGGCCCGACCACTGTCCTCAACGACCTTGATGATCGGCTCGAACGCGTCGCCAGTGATCCGAATACGACCGGGATGTGTGGTGCGCCCGTGACCGAATACGAGTATACGATCCTCTCGTCGAACGCCGAATCACGGAAGATCTACTCGCTTCGCCAGGAAGGGGCGGCTCCACGGTCGATCCCGCTTGTCGCCGCGAACCACGTTGGCGAGGGACTGATAATGCGATCGGAGCGTCGTGGCGACCAATTCCGATGGCGCTTACTTCTCGACGAGCCTGTAACAGCGATCCACGAGGATATCCGTACGAACCTTCGGGAGGGGCTGTCGCTGACCGTCGAACGGCTCGGAACGCCGCCGTGCTTGCTCGAAGACGGTCGTGTTCAACAAACCCTCACGCCCGAACAGAAGGCGGCACTCGAGGCTGCGATCGAACACGGATACTACGAGGAGCCACGTCAGCAGTCGGTCACTGAGATTGCCGCTGCCGTCGACGTGTCGCGTTCGACGTTCCAGTACCGACTCAACCGGGCTGAAGCGTGGTTGGCACAGCAGTTCGCCGCCGATTCACTCGATGTAGATCTCGACGTGGATCTCGATCCCGAGGATATCGAGTTCATTCAGTGA